A genomic region of Pseudoalteromonas piscicida contains the following coding sequences:
- a CDS encoding DUF3016 domain-containing protein, with protein MVEFEGDPKMKTQIAILALFMTPLFVNAGEVAVTWKDFKEYRDVRPGNETRGSFHKRVEKQLQKHLEELATKLPEGYKLAITFDEIDLAGDVHYGTTDIRVIKPIHFPRFEISYKLTDKSGKTIAEENGVTLKDMSFMDRIKRGMDESFYYEKRLLTDWFENDLIKKVS; from the coding sequence ATGGTAGAGTTTGAAGGAGATCCAAAGATGAAAACACAAATTGCAATACTTGCTTTATTTATGACTCCCTTGTTTGTCAATGCAGGTGAGGTCGCTGTGACTTGGAAGGACTTTAAAGAGTATCGCGATGTTAGACCTGGTAATGAAACGCGAGGTTCGTTTCATAAACGGGTTGAAAAGCAACTACAGAAGCATCTAGAAGAATTAGCGACGAAATTACCCGAGGGCTACAAGCTCGCAATTACCTTTGATGAGATAGACCTTGCTGGTGATGTTCATTACGGTACCACTGATATTCGGGTGATTAAACCAATCCATTTCCCTCGTTTTGAAATTAGCTATAAGTTAACAGATAAGTCTGGTAAAACCATCGCAGAGGAAAATGGCGTGACGTTAAAAGATATGTCGTTCATGGATAGAATAAAAAGAGGCATGGACGAATCCTTTTATTATGAAAAGCGTCTCTTAACTGATTGGTTTGAAAATGACCTGATTAAAAAGGTTAGTTAA
- a CDS encoding GlxA family transcriptional regulator, translating into MPAGLFYFLDLLETVNNRLSQPAFEVSWVGLEKTEVTCAHNIKLNVDNVINDYQYDAILLPGFWGSTDLHCLPITYGRLINELKKLPSETQVWSYCTGVALHAESGRLNQTKATITWWLTDQAASRFSKVKWNNHLACIYHPDGDATTSGANGYLQIFHNLMRHKFEESVARDVFKFLVLPRPHLDYLPFRHLDLVYLDDPLLKKVFHWVDKTLACDLSVSNLADHLNLTERTLARRVKTLLNMTVLKLIEQIKINRACELLVLTSQTINVVSDNLGYNDDSQFRRTFKRITGLTPKEYRSQFKDHDELSEKQRDMLY; encoded by the coding sequence ATGCCTGCAGGATTATTTTACTTTTTAGACTTATTAGAGACCGTTAATAATCGGCTATCTCAACCCGCATTTGAGGTATCTTGGGTAGGCTTAGAGAAAACTGAAGTCACATGCGCACACAACATCAAGCTCAACGTCGATAACGTTATCAATGACTATCAATACGACGCGATATTATTACCTGGCTTTTGGGGAAGTACAGATCTCCATTGCTTGCCTATTACCTATGGGCGATTAATTAACGAGCTAAAAAAGTTACCCAGCGAAACGCAAGTTTGGTCATATTGCACCGGCGTCGCATTACACGCGGAGTCTGGGCGCTTAAATCAAACGAAAGCCACGATTACATGGTGGTTAACGGATCAAGCGGCTTCACGCTTTTCTAAAGTAAAATGGAATAATCATTTAGCGTGTATTTATCACCCTGATGGTGACGCTACAACTTCTGGCGCCAATGGCTATTTACAAATATTCCATAATCTTATGCGACATAAATTCGAAGAAAGTGTTGCGCGAGATGTATTCAAATTTTTAGTACTACCTCGACCACATTTAGACTATTTGCCCTTTAGGCACTTGGATCTGGTTTATCTTGACGATCCGTTATTGAAAAAAGTATTTCATTGGGTTGATAAGACACTCGCATGCGACCTATCGGTATCAAACCTTGCAGACCATTTGAACTTAACTGAGCGAACACTAGCAAGAAGGGTCAAGACGCTGCTCAACATGACCGTTCTGAAGCTAATAGAGCAAATCAAGATTAACCGTGCCTGCGAGCTCTTGGTTTTGACATCACAAACAATCAACGTCGTGAGCGATAACTTAGGTTATAACGATGACAGCCAATTTAGGCGGACATTTAAGCGCATAACAGGGCTTACTCCAAAAGAATATAGAAGCCAATTCAAAGATCACGATGAGTTGTCTGAGAAACAACGAGATATGCTTTATTAA
- a CDS encoding efflux RND transporter permease subunit produces the protein MSIETQIASQPSKMKRFTELLIRFRYVVTLIVVAICIATSLGQSRVGFSSDYRYYFGSPSPVIAAMDELESDYALSDSIYISISPKSGGTVFDKAVLSAVLHATEEAWKVPYATRVDSLSNYQNTVANDDDLTVAHLFKSESELIGSNIDYIRQVALAEPMLENRIVSQNGEHTGVNVVLTLPGKSPMETSEAVSAVRELAQELEAQYPVEVRLSGVHMLNHAFAEIGMQDIVNIMPVMYMVMLAILLVLFRSVLQVLMTVAIVHLSTITTMGIVGWLGIPLTAPSSIAPTIILTLAVADSVHIIMSFVIAKRRGVSDAEVIKESMSVNFLPILLTSLTTIIGFVALNFADAPPYHDLGNITAIGVFIAFVLSITLLPCLLYILPNWIKQKEQDTKFSDKIWAKLSHFIESKYKTVIIIFSALTIAFMIPIPNLKLDDRWVEYFSDKTQFRNDADFVQKNVTGLYSIEFNIQSLGSQGISDAEYLNTLDDFAKYYRSFDNVYNVSVLTDTMKRLNKNLHGDDPSFYRIPENKELAAQYLLLYEMSLPYGLDLTNQINMDKSSSKVVITMKDVSTNELREAAAKGEAWLKNNAPAYMHAIGSGATVIFAHQSDVNIQGMVTGTLLSLIMICIVVFIAMRNIKYGLISVLPNVLPAIFAFGAWTLLRGQAGMEVSIVVSATLGVIVDNCVHFMIKYLRGKEQFNLAPADAIKYAYQNVGNALLFTSVTLIAGYTVLTMSSFSLNSSLGLMSALTVVAALLVINILLPAIILFVDRAEQRAADERLINAQLAS, from the coding sequence TTGAGCATTGAAACTCAAATTGCATCTCAGCCAAGCAAAATGAAACGCTTTACTGAGCTGCTGATACGTTTTCGATATGTGGTTACGCTGATAGTCGTCGCCATTTGTATAGCCACAAGTCTTGGACAAAGCAGGGTTGGCTTTAGTAGTGACTACAGGTACTACTTTGGTTCGCCATCACCTGTGATTGCTGCGATGGATGAATTAGAAAGTGATTATGCACTTTCCGATAGCATCTATATTTCTATTAGCCCTAAGTCTGGGGGAACTGTATTCGACAAAGCTGTGCTATCTGCTGTGTTACATGCAACGGAAGAAGCTTGGAAAGTTCCTTATGCGACGAGAGTTGACTCATTGAGCAATTATCAAAATACAGTAGCAAATGATGATGATCTTACTGTCGCGCACTTATTTAAATCTGAAAGTGAATTAATCGGCTCTAATATTGATTATATCCGTCAGGTTGCGCTTGCTGAACCTATGTTGGAAAACCGTATTGTTTCTCAAAATGGGGAACACACAGGTGTCAATGTGGTGCTAACGCTTCCAGGTAAGTCGCCGATGGAGACTTCTGAGGCCGTATCTGCAGTGAGAGAATTGGCTCAAGAGCTTGAAGCTCAGTACCCGGTAGAAGTTCGATTATCTGGCGTACATATGCTAAACCACGCTTTTGCTGAGATAGGTATGCAAGATATCGTGAACATCATGCCTGTTATGTATATGGTGATGTTGGCGATATTGCTGGTGTTATTCCGCTCTGTATTGCAGGTATTAATGACAGTTGCAATAGTGCACTTATCGACTATTACAACGATGGGAATTGTTGGCTGGCTTGGTATCCCGCTTACGGCTCCATCTTCAATCGCTCCGACTATTATTCTGACATTAGCAGTTGCTGATTCTGTTCATATCATAATGAGTTTTGTTATTGCCAAACGCCGTGGTGTGAGCGATGCCGAAGTAATTAAAGAGTCAATGTCGGTTAACTTCTTGCCAATTTTACTGACTAGTTTAACAACAATTATTGGTTTTGTTGCCTTGAACTTTGCTGATGCACCTCCTTACCATGACTTAGGCAATATTACGGCGATTGGTGTATTTATTGCGTTTGTTTTATCGATCACATTATTGCCTTGCTTACTGTATATTTTACCAAATTGGATTAAGCAAAAAGAGCAAGACACAAAGTTTTCAGATAAAATTTGGGCAAAACTCTCTCACTTTATTGAAAGTAAATATAAGACCGTCATTATTATTTTCTCTGCATTAACTATTGCTTTTATGATCCCTATTCCAAATCTTAAATTAGATGATAGGTGGGTTGAGTATTTCTCTGACAAAACACAGTTTAGAAATGATGCAGACTTTGTTCAAAAAAATGTAACAGGATTATACAGTATTGAGTTTAACATTCAGTCTTTAGGCTCTCAGGGAATTAGTGATGCTGAATATTTAAATACGCTAGATGATTTTGCGAAATACTATCGTAGCTTTGATAACGTTTATAATGTGAGTGTCTTGACCGATACCATGAAGCGATTGAATAAAAACCTTCATGGTGATGATCCAAGCTTTTATCGTATACCTGAAAATAAAGAGCTCGCTGCGCAATACTTATTGCTATACGAAATGTCACTACCATACGGTCTAGATCTAACCAATCAGATCAATATGGATAAATCTAGCTCGAAGGTAGTCATTACGATGAAAGATGTTTCAACTAATGAGCTAAGAGAGGCGGCAGCTAAAGGCGAAGCATGGTTAAAAAATAATGCGCCAGCTTATATGCATGCGATTGGTTCAGGCGCTACGGTGATCTTTGCTCACCAGTCAGATGTGAATATTCAAGGAATGGTCACAGGCACATTATTATCTCTCATTATGATTTGTATTGTCGTATTTATTGCAATGCGTAACATCAAATATGGCCTTATTAGTGTATTACCTAATGTATTACCAGCGATCTTCGCGTTTGGTGCTTGGACGCTGTTAAGAGGGCAGGCCGGAATGGAAGTTTCTATTGTGGTGTCTGCAACACTAGGTGTCATAGTCGATAACTGTGTTCACTTCATGATCAAATACTTGCGTGGTAAAGAGCAATTTAACCTTGCCCCTGCCGATGCTATTAAATACGCGTATCAAAATGTGGGAAATGCATTGCTATTTACGTCAGTTACGTTAATTGCAGGTTATACCGTCCTAACTATGTCTTCTTTCTCGTTGAATAGTTCTTTAGGTTTGATGTCTGCGTTAACTGTGGTAGCAGCTCTATTAGTCATCAACATTTTACTTCCAGCGATCATTTTGTTTGTTGACCGTGCCGAGCAACGAGCTGCTGATGAAAGATTGATCAACGCGCAACTAGCATCATAA
- a CDS encoding outer membrane lipoprotein-sorting protein, whose protein sequence is MLNLKKVFVATSLLASSTLTFAASDEDKGLQLAQLADQVDSGWVDQTVDITMTLQDRAGNQNIRKVRNEMLEVEDDGDKSLVVFDTPYDVKGTVMLSFSHKVGDDDQWLYLPALKRVKRISSSNKSGPFMGSDFAYEDMSSQEVEKYTYKFIREDEFEGQAVNVVERTPVYENSGYSKQLVWLDKKRTIPLQIEYFDRKGSALKTQHFKGYQLYNERFWCVDDLLMVNHQKGTQTTISFGNYNISQGVRLTNFAQANLSRIR, encoded by the coding sequence ATGCTGAATTTAAAAAAGGTTTTTGTGGCAACTAGCTTGCTAGCTAGCTCGACACTCACATTTGCAGCGAGCGATGAAGATAAAGGACTACAACTTGCCCAGCTGGCAGATCAAGTGGATTCTGGTTGGGTAGATCAAACCGTTGATATCACCATGACGCTGCAAGACAGAGCGGGTAATCAAAATATCCGTAAGGTTAGAAATGAGATGCTTGAAGTTGAGGATGATGGAGATAAAAGTTTGGTGGTATTTGATACCCCATATGATGTGAAAGGCACAGTGATGCTGTCGTTTAGCCATAAGGTTGGAGATGATGATCAGTGGCTTTACCTACCAGCGCTTAAGCGAGTAAAGCGTATTTCGTCTAGTAACAAGTCAGGCCCTTTTATGGGAAGTGATTTTGCATACGAAGATATGAGTTCACAAGAAGTTGAAAAGTATACCTACAAGTTTATCCGAGAGGATGAATTTGAAGGCCAAGCGGTCAATGTTGTTGAGCGTACTCCGGTATATGAAAACTCAGGGTATTCAAAACAGCTTGTTTGGTTGGATAAAAAGCGCACGATTCCGCTTCAAATAGAATATTTTGATCGTAAAGGGAGTGCTTTAAAAACCCAGCATTTTAAAGGCTATCAGCTTTACAACGAGAGATTTTGGTGCGTTGACGATTTGCTGATGGTGAACCATCAAAAGGGCACGCAAACTACGATTTCTTTTGGTAATTATAACATTAGCCAAGGAGTACGATTGACGAATTTTGCACAAGCAAACTTGTCACGTATTAGGTAA
- a CDS encoding oxidoreductase, whose amino-acid sequence MEYLNKLVSSINAPVSISNLQLNNRVVMAPMTQESSVKHIPGKVQVEHYGQRAKHGVGLIITEGTVIPHASANGHFNVPLMYSESALSGWRKVVNEVHRFDSKIFAQLWHVGGVREAAMPPEVGVPAVTPSGLSAPNIPNGKKLTIKEIDEVIAAYANAAKNAQLCGFDGIEIHAAHGYLIDQFLWQATNLRSDQYGGGAKNRYRFAAEVVTAIRDAVGPDFTIGFRWSQWKIQNFSARVFQSPEELAPFLQTVSEAGVDVFHTSTRRFWEPGFEGSERTLAGWTKAITQKPCIAVGGVGLGNDFLLGGPSSASQHVYESLIRGLEENEFDLIAVGRALLADPAWFSKLNQRSTQNNNHVLA is encoded by the coding sequence ATGGAGTATTTAAATAAACTGGTTAGTTCAATAAATGCGCCAGTCTCAATATCGAATCTACAGCTCAACAATCGCGTTGTAATGGCACCTATGACTCAGGAAAGCTCTGTAAAGCATATTCCTGGTAAGGTGCAAGTCGAACACTACGGACAAAGAGCAAAGCATGGCGTTGGTCTCATCATTACAGAAGGAACCGTTATTCCGCATGCATCTGCTAATGGACATTTCAACGTCCCGCTTATGTATTCGGAATCCGCACTGTCGGGTTGGCGCAAAGTGGTTAATGAAGTGCACCGCTTTGACAGTAAGATCTTTGCGCAGCTTTGGCATGTCGGTGGTGTAAGAGAAGCTGCAATGCCACCTGAAGTTGGTGTACCTGCAGTTACCCCCAGCGGACTGTCAGCGCCAAATATACCAAATGGCAAAAAGCTAACCATCAAGGAAATTGACGAGGTCATTGCTGCGTATGCAAATGCTGCTAAGAATGCACAGCTTTGCGGGTTTGATGGTATTGAAATACATGCTGCCCATGGATACTTGATCGATCAATTCTTATGGCAAGCGACTAACTTACGAAGCGACCAATACGGTGGTGGGGCAAAAAACCGTTATCGCTTTGCTGCAGAGGTCGTGACTGCTATCCGTGATGCGGTTGGTCCCGATTTCACTATCGGTTTCCGTTGGTCTCAATGGAAGATTCAGAATTTTTCAGCGCGTGTTTTCCAATCACCAGAAGAATTAGCTCCTTTCTTGCAAACAGTTTCCGAGGCCGGTGTGGATGTTTTTCATACGAGCACAAGAAGGTTTTGGGAGCCTGGATTTGAAGGCAGTGAAAGGACACTGGCAGGCTGGACAAAAGCGATTACACAAAAACCTTGTATAGCCGTTGGGGGAGTCGGACTTGGTAATGACTTCTTGCTCGGTGGGCCGTCAAGCGCCAGTCAACATGTTTATGAAAGCTTGATCCGGGGACTAGAAGAAAATGAGTTCGACTTGATTGCAGTAGGTCGAGCGCTACTCGCAGACCCTGCGTGGTTTTCAAAATTAAATCAAAGAAGTACGCAAAATAATAACCATGTTTTGGCTTAG